TGGACTGATGATTTGAGGCAGATGCACGGTATGAGCGATGGTGTCAGTCTGAGCAACCGTCTGTCGCCTTATGTGAGAGGGCTAAAGAGGTGACCAGCTTGTGGAGCGAGCGTGAGGCTGCGAACACCGTGTCGTGTCGCAGAACGCCACCTGTCATCTGAGTGACAGCCAGCTTTCAACCTCCCACGTTAGAAAGAGGCTCTTAGAAATATGTTCAAAACAATCATGTGGGTTGAAGCAGAACAGAcgatgctttaaaaaaaataataataattaaaggtAGAGCTTAGGTGTAACCTTTAAGGTAACTGTTTTACCTCACGACTCTAAAAACCACATTGTTGTATAAATATCCCAAGAACAAAGGTCACTGAAGATGCAGCTAATCAAGGCTGATACCATTTAAAGTTTTCTGGGAACGTGTCATGTGACAGGGACGTGACGTATCAGGACAGTCAGACCCGAAGATGTATAGTACCCATCAGAGGATGCTCATTGGCTGCTGGTCATCAAGTGTTAAATAAGTGATGTACCAACTTTATTTCTCGGAGGACTTTTGGTTTCATTATGTCGGCTCGTCTGATGTAACTGTGCCAGTGATGTGCCAGGAGCTCTGCTTTGTGCAGCGGCTGCTAATTGAATCAGCGTAGACTCTGATCTGGGGAATCGCTTTTGGAAATGGGACAATCAATAACTTAGAGCGACCTGGCATACACTTTTATGAAATGTTGctcatctatttatttattttgctattTTGGGAACACGAGGGAAAGTGAGCCGGAACATTAATGAACTCGAGATGCGTCTGGCTTTGTTCCAGCGAGCTGCTGTGTTCTCAACACAACCCTGTACGGGccatttcattaaataaaaacatggaagaaaaATTGCAAATAATACATCTCAACAATACAGACTGTGCAGTTTAAATAAAACTCTTGAGAAAAAGTGTCTAAAATCATCTTTATTTGTCATGCGTGTAAAGCAGTTTATAATGGCGTTAGAAAGCTTTTcacagaagccctgagaggaaAGAGAATAAAGAAATCTGATGATCCATTTGCTAAGTCTTATCTAAATTGTTTCCTCTGCGGTGTTTATGACTTTATGAAGAAAAGGTGAAAAATGTTCTGGATGTTTTCAATTAAGTATATATGCCGATGGTTCTCAGCCTGGAGCTGTGAAGAGGGGTCGCAAGAGAACGTAGAAGCAAGGTACGGAAGCCCAGAGAGGCCAAGTGAGAAAAAACAAGTTTCTTCTCTTCATGTGTGAAAACAGGTAAAAAATAGTTTTGCGAGGAGATTACTGTgacatgacagtaatgttacacaacacacattacTTTGTGTTCAGAGTGCTTCCTGTAAAGAACACAGGGTGGTGGTGCATCTGTTGTTCATCACAGAACTTAAACAGATCATTCTGGCAACCTGCTCTTAAATCATACACACAGGAGAGGAAACCGATTTAGATCAGACttggaaacatttttatttctgagaGCTTCTGATGACATCATTTGGTTCATGCATCCTTCACATCATTGGTTCAGTAGCCTATATATTCATAAGCCTGTTTCTGGTGCATCTCTAAGCATGACATCATTTCACAAAGTCCTGAGCTGCAAAAGTGAAAGATCCAATTTAATTACAGTTGGAGACGTTCCAGATGGACTGCATTGTTGTGCTGTTTTCCTCTTTAATCTCCAGGTAGAAGCACTTGGCTTCACACTGTCCAGCACGTGCTCGCCGCTTCCACCTTTAGCCGACTGTCGACTCGGAGTGCATCTTGCAGATTGCTGACTGGAATCCTCTTGATGGTTTTTCCTGACACGTCCGTGCTCCCCGGAGGCTGCCGCAGGCTCTTTGATGCCTTTTCCAGCAGCATGCAGCCGGATTCTCGGAGCCCTCTCCCCTTGCTGCACTTTGCCTTGAACACCTTGGGCCAGCTTGTCTTTATCTGCAGATAATCCCCCTGTTGACGCGTTTGGATTGCACTGATCCTCTTCTAGGCATTGTGTTCTCCTCAGCCTCAGCCGCCTCCTCCCCACCTCTTGCTGGAGGGTGCTCGGGGTTTGGCGTGCCACCTCTGTCGCGTCACGTGCGGCCGGAGCTTTAGCTCGTGGAGAAAGCAAAGGAGGGGCAGGCTTGCTGCGCTGAGGAGCAGGGGTGCCTCGACACGCCACATCCACCAGGTGCTTGTCTCCACTCTGCTCTGTGCGGATGGAGCGTGTCAGCTGGGGCCTTGAGGAGGTGTTTTGCTGTTGGGCTCTGAGTGGATCAGTGGAAGCAGAAGGGCACACGGCAGCTTTCACcagtctctgtctcacacaggATTTCACCTTCCTCACACGAGGCTCATTTACCGCCACATCCAGTTTACAGGAAGCAGGTTTGACTTCCTGTTGGATGAACTTAAGTTTCTGCCTCTGAGCCTCCCTCACCTCCTCCGGCAGCTCCAGCGGGGCGAGCTTCAGAGGGCGTCTGACTGGCTGATTCAAGGCCTCCCTCTCTGAGCCAGGCCTGGGTGACTTGAGCAACAGCAAGTCCAACTGTGCTGTGCCCTCTTGGGTCGGCGTGCAGGCCGTAAGCTGACCCACTGTCTCCTTCCCATGTGTTGCTGACAGATGGAGGCCAGGTATTTTAGAATTGCGGCCATTTTTAGCCGCCAGTCTGACGTTTTGACCATTAAGTTGCAACATGGTATTTTTAACTTGGAGGGTCAACATTTCTTCTCGCTGGGAAGCCCCCTGAACAAAGCAGACATCAGTAACTCAAAACAACTCACacagtgtttctttctttaacacaataattaaagtataaaagtacTTCAATGTAACAAATGAAGATGAATCACTTCTAACAAGgcttatttatataaatgtgttcagTGGCAGGTACTAAGAAATACCTTTAGctgctttattttaaatatattttaaatgtttaaaatattttttatttattaactgcTTCTTAATATTTACAACTGCAGAGTTATTGgcatatttaaaataagtaatCATCGGGTCAAAGGTTTCTTACTTCTTCTGcagttataaatattattatggAATTACTAAATGGTTATCAGCCATCACGTCTTAATGTAAATgctaatatttttgttttatttattttggaccAAATGATTCTCAACATGGGGGTCTGGACCCCGCAAATGGTCAAAAGATGAATCTAGTGGGTCATGAGACAAATCAAGACAGAATGTATTAGTTGTTTTTCCTTCTACTGTGTTTGTATAACTCCTAAAGATTCAAagtaaaacttatttttttatttctgtcaccCAGTTTCCCGCCCGGGATCCATGCAGTATTCCTGATTAAGATTCTGAAAGAATCTGAGAGGCTCTTCTGTTAAACTGCTCACATCTAAAGACATCATGTCTGACGAAGGTGCGGTAGTGGAACCATTAACTACTAATAATATTTACTACTTAAATATCCTTTATATCAATGTCCTCATCAAACCCAAGaacaatacatatttatttgcaaTGTTTCCTAATATGCAGTACTGAATATGCTTGAAGCAGTTGATTACAATCTGTCACTCAAACTAACATTAGCTGCGTCCATCACCGCTGACGGAGCATTTTAATCCGCATCATTTGTCGGCGAGGTGCAGAATACTCACAGGTTTGACAAACATCTCCTGCTCCACTTCTTCTTCAATGTCTTGCAGTGCAGGAGAACGATCCTGTTGGTTGTCCCGgggtttgtgtggtgtgtgccaCCTGAGCGAAGAACGTGTCACTGCAGTTGGAAAGGCTTTCAGCTGCTATAATGTAATTAAGCAGATTAGGGTCACAGTGGAGCGCAGTGATCTCTAATCATCTCCAGCTTAGTGGCAGCCAATGTGTACACTCATGACAAGGCCACTTTGTTTTCATCGTCCACGGTGCAACTTTACACTTGACATAAAGGGAATGGCAAGTTGCTGCTCAGATGATAATGAAGAAGAACGTAGCAGGAATTCTTCCTGTCGCCACTAGATGGGGCCAGAGACCTCCTCTGCATATAAGCATCACCTGTGGAGTTTTGAGGCCTCGTCATGGTTCTGTGTGGAACACAGCCAGCCTTCatggagctgctggagatcaGCGCTACAGAGTCGTGTTGAGTCCTTTGGATTCATCTTCCATGAGCCGAGTCTGTACGTGTTCACATGTTAATATAATGTAGATAACACACAGTATGAAGCTATGTCTCCAAATATTTCAATGCAGCTTCCTTTTGCACTTTGAGATATTCTCacaacatatttataaatgataaatatgcATACTATATTATCCAAATATACTGGGGTTTTTTCAATTAAGTATTTATGAGACTGTGGGGCTGTGATGAGGGGGGTCACATGAGAATATACAAGCCAAAaatacagaagccctgagaggcaagtgagaaaaaaacaggtgaaaaaatggttttgacaaaataatctatttgttttgttgtgtttgttgttgtaatactcatttcggcCACACGAGGCTGTAGTGCAGAACTACCCCATGTCCTAAATAGGACTTAAAGTATTCATGTTTTTGTACAGGTACATCTCTATCTTGCTCTAACTGCAAAGATACATGTATtgatataattaaaatacatttctagccAAACGAAAGACCTGACAGTAACATAACGTAACTTACATTTTTAGCCTGACAAAGATTATTCTAGCAAAACTTTTATTTCCAcctaataactaaataaataaaatgcatttaaggAAACTTTTTCAAAGAACAGAAAACTATTTATAACAGACTTAGTAAATGGATCACcagattttttttctcatttgcctctcagggcttccgtacaaGATTAGATTTGTAGCAGCGAATGGAAATCATCTGTTGTGACGTCACAGTTTGTTGTGTGCAAAGAGGTGAAACATGTTTTGAGTTTCAGCCCATAGACACCAAACGCTTTGTACACCAGCATAGTGTTTTACAGCCTTGTGTTTACACTGGaagcatatttaaaatgattgtttttttaagctTAAATAAACTGAGAATAATCCAGCTTTATATCGTACTGTCACAAAGGAGATATAAAGAGTACAGGATGTGTAACCTTCTAATCGACTGAATATTGGAAACAGCTACTGCAGCTTAATATCAGAGACATGTTCTTCATATTATCTGCAGTCACTCGAGTTCAACTTTGATCAGCTGTGGTAATAGTCTTCGCAGTAAATATCTTCAGACAGGCGAGATAAGACAATGATGTGTTGCCTGCAGATCTTAATCACTTCAAAACAgcagtttatttttacattttagctCCATCGCTCCTACGTCAGCCTCGTTTATTATATTTAGAGGCAGACTGTCGTAGAGTTTTCCTGCGATGGATGAGACTGGTATTAGCGGGCCGTTGTGCCTCCTACAGTAGATCCATTTTTCATCAAGCAGACTCAATCATTGTTGAAAATCTCCTGTTCTCCGTTGTCTCAGTCTCTCGCCTCGGGCCCCCCCTTACCCAAAATAATCAGCATGTCAGCACCTGCTTATTGCAAAGCTTCATCATATCATTGGTGTGGTGGCGATGGTCCCGCTGCAGAACAACTTGGCTACGCTTACATGATCATTTAAGATGCAAAATTACAGGCTTGACACCAAGCGATGGCCTCGACGCCCCTCTGCCTCTGTTCTTATTGTGTCGCCCTCTGCGTTGCCCGACGTTCAGGGCTGACAGTATAATTACTGCGGTGTGGGAAGAGATAAAAAGGGATGTTGCTGCTCAATCTCCCACCTACTGAACATCCAGCTGCACAACATGGGCCActtagagaagaagaagaagaagaagaagaagaagaagaagaagaagaagaagaagaagaagaagaagaagaagaagaagaagagaagaagaagaagaagaagaagaagaagaagaagaagaagaagaagaagaagaagaagaagaagaagaaggagaagaagaagaagaagactggacAGCAGAAATTCTTTATCAGTCAAATTCTGCCAGATACGTAGCCCTTCACCCCAAAGAAGTCTTAAAAACCTTGGTTTTTTAAGACTTCTTTGCCGATACTTATATCTTGTAGCCATATTTAGacactgaatatatttttttgccACCCAGTTCTTCTCATCTTGCcctcggcaagaaagcaaataagcgcaTTTCCTAAAATTACAAAAGATTCCTTAAACACTGAGACTTATGTAAATGAAATAGTCAAAACATAGTGATGGAGTTTGCATAAGATTATCTCTTTCTATTCTGATCTGATCTTTGCCTGGAAGTCTGAATATTTAAGACGATTCAGTGTCTTTCTCTATTTATCAGGAGATGTTCTTGGAGGTCTGGATTCTCTCGCTTGAGTATTTTTCGAAGGCCACACTTCTCTCAACCTTGACTTTAAAATATTAGTTTTGTGAGTGTAATATACGCAAGAGGTactaaatgaattattaaagtAATAAGTTCAAAGTTGATCTTGAGTCAGTTAAATAGCCTCGGGCATATTTTGTAAATCATTAGAgctgttttaaatcatatttagtAATATAACTCCAGGCTTGAGCTTTAACAATGGAAAAAAGACTCATTTGTGAATCAAACTTCTGAGTGGAGCAGCTGGAGGTGGCAGAAGAAGACAGGGGTTTCAGAAGGAGGCTCATCATTTTTATTCAAGTGTGTTATGGCTTCACTCAGGCTGTGTTACCCAGTGAGTCATCCACACCaaatcatgcacacacacgcaccggaaaaaaagaaaaaacaaatacagagaaaggaaaacatacaaatgttatgtaaaatgttaatttcaCTCTGAACAACTCTCAACAATCTCTTCTCCGTGAGGCGAGAAGAGACGGGACCCACACTGCACTGTACAGACATCAGTTTCAAAATTGTGACAGAAGACGTCAGTCGGTTAAACGTAACCCGAAATCACACGGATGCCAACGAGATGGGATATAATCTCCTGTAAATAATATGGTACATGGTATTATTTGTTCATCAGACCTACAGAAGAACCTATTGCAAAAGATATTTCACAAAGAGAAGTTATGGAACACAGCCTTCCTATTATATTGTATAACACAGACAGTAGTGcaatttgtgtctctttgtccctGTTGGAAAAAACATGGCACTGTTGACAGAGAAATGCGCTGCACATGCTGCCACGTGCAGCAAATGACGCCTGGAAGCCAAGCGGCTATGTACGAAATGccgaaaaaaacaaaccaatcagggATCAGTTCACCTGTGTGTTGTTTGATTTCCGTGTGGCAGGGAAACACCGCAGAGATATGTGGCGTGTGGCTGCTTCTCTGTGCCATCTGTGTTATAGAGCAACATTCAGTCGAGGACCATCAATATGACATGTGGTGTGATGGTAGACAAATCTGAGTAATATGAGCGTGTGGGAAGGGTATGACAAACGATCTGATTGCAGCTCATGAAAAGCAAatgactttgtttgtttgctgcttCCTTTCAGAGAAAACGATCCATTATGGCTGATACATTCCCCCGAAATGTTGGAAAAGTTTGAGTGTAAAGAGAATGGAAGGTAGACGACACTGATCGCCGTCAGTGACTCTCGTTATATGTAGATGTTTGCTCAAAAAGATTATTGCAGTTTATTACAATTTGGGTTTTCTCTGGCCGTCATTCTTAACGGTATTGCAATCACCAAAGTAACagctgagatctgggaacaaGGCAACATCACTGCGACAAAGTCCGATGATCAGACAAACCACCAACAAGTGATGACGAGCGAATAGTTCAGCCGGATTATTTAAGCCAATAAAATAAACCAACTGTATGCTACCTGTCCGGCGCCAAACAGCAAGCAGACAGAGTTAGCGGCTAGCTGTTGAACATAGCAAAGTATCTATCAAGTTAATgagacaga
This region of Cottoperca gobio chromosome 11, fCotGob3.1, whole genome shotgun sequence genomic DNA includes:
- the LOC115016081 gene encoding uncharacterized protein LOC115016081 translates to MNPKDSTRLCSADLQQLHEGWLCSTQNHDEASKLHRWHTPHKPRDNQQDRSPALQDIEEEVEQEMFVKPGASQREEMLTLQVKNTMLQLNGQNVRLAAKNGRNSKIPGLHLSATHGKETVGQLTACTPTQEGTAQLDLLLLKSPRPGSEREALNQPVRRPLKLAPLELPEEVREAQRQKLKFIQQEVKPASCKLDVAVNEPRVRKVKSCVRQRLVKAAVCPSASTDPLRAQQQNTSSRPQLTRSIRTEQSGDKHLVDVACRGTPAPQRSKPAPPLLSPRAKAPAARDATEVARQTPSTLQQEVGRRRLRLRRTQCLEEDQCNPNASTGGLSADKDKLAQGVQGKVQQGERAPRIRLHAAGKGIKEPAAASGEHGRVRKNHQEDSSQQSARCTPSRQSAKGGSGEHVLDSVKPSASTWRLKRKTAQQCSPSGTSPTVIKLDLSLLQLRTL